ATTGCTAAGATAAAGAATTGCAGCTCATCGGGTGTAGAAAATCCTTTGGGAACTGGTTGATCCTTCACGAATTATCGTTCGTTCACTCAGTATACAATACTAAATTTTTCTTGACAAATTGCCAATTGCCTTGTTTACTATGATTACTGATATGATTACTGTGCATATAAGGAATATATATGATTAGCTTCGATAAACGAGAATTGCTTGAAGCGACAGTTCATGGTGAGAGCACCAGTCGCATTGGTTGTGGGTTCTGGCATCATTTTTCACCTCATAAAAACAAGGGCATTGCTTCAGTACAAGCACACATTGAATTTTTCAACGCGATTGACGCCGATATTCTCAAAGTGATGAATGAATATATGTATCACATCGACAAAAACATAGCTTCTCCTCAAGATTGGAAAAAACTTGAAGCAATTCCTTTTTCAAGAACACCATATCTTGCCTATATCGAAGAGATAAAAGAGATAAAGAAAAAACTTCCTTCGGATGTTCCTGTGTTCGCAACTGTTCATGGAGTATTGGTTTCTGCATATCATGCTACTGAATTGCCTGGTTACTTTTCTAACCCTGAAAATATGGTATCCAGACACCTACGTGAAGATCCTGAATCTGTTGCAATCGGTCTTCAATCAATTACTGATACACTTATTGAATTTTGCAGGCATTTGGCTAAGATTGGTGTCGATGGCATATATTATGCTGCACTTGGAGGTGAGGCATACAGGTTTACCTCTGACATTTTTTCTAATTTTGTAAAACCCTTTGATGAACAAGTTATCAATGCAATTAACAGTCTTGGATGCCTCAGTATTTTACATATTTGTAAGGACCAAGTGATGTTGCCATTGTATCAGGATATCAAGGCAGATGTTGTTAATTGGGCAATCCATGAAAGCGAATATGATTTGAGAGAAGGAAGAAAGCTCTTTCCCGATGCAACATTACTTGGAGGATTTGATGATCGTTCTGGAGTATTGGTTAGTGGAACAATTTCACAAATTGAAAGGGAAGTGGATGAGATTGTTGCCAATGCAGGGCGAAAAAGATTACTGATAGGTGCTGATTGTACGCTTCCTGAAAACATTGCTCTGTGGAGACTCTGTGCTGCAAAGAACTATGCACAGATTGTATAAGATGCTCAATCCACGAAGTTGGAGATTAAGCATATGATGGGTAGATTAGAGGGAACCCTGAAACTAAAACAAAAAAAGGAGAACGAGTCCTCTACTCGGAAGGCACTATGAAAAATTTTTTTCTAATTGTTCTGATGGTTATCTTACTTGCTGTGCCCATGTTTGCACAAGGATCGAAAGAAACAGAAAAAAGTGCTGATTCATCAAGTAATGTGTATCCTGATGGATCAATTCTAATCTGGTCGACTGGCCAACCACAGTTCAGGAAAATGTACTATCAAGATTGGATTGATCGTAATCGGGATATTGCCCCAAAAGTAGAAATTGAGGTTGAAACAATTTCAACCATGGCTGATGGGCAACAGAAGCTTGCAATGTATAGTCTTTCAGGTGACTATGATTCCATGCCTGAAGTTATCATGCTTGATGCAGTTGGGATAGTCGAACTATCCTCAGCAGGGCTATTGCAGGATGTAACAGATTACTTCACTCCCCTGGCTGATCAATTCGTTGATGGTGCAGCCTCTGATGCAACCGTTAACGGACGTATCTACGGTTTGCCTGATGCTGTACGCCCTCAAATTCTCTTCTACAATAATGCATTATTTGAGAAGTACGGAGTTGATCCGGCAATGATGTCAACCTTTGATGGATATCTTGAAGCAGGAAAGCTCCTGAAAGAGAAAAGCAACGGTGAAGTTTATCTCTCCTATATAGATCCGGCAAGTTATACTTGGCGTTACTGGGGTCGTAGAGGGTTGATGCCTCAAGCAAATGCAAGAATCTGGGATGAGGACGGAAACGTTGTAATTGGAACAGATCCTGGTACAAAACTTGCCTTAGGTTATCTGGATGAACTCAACAAGAATGAATTGCTTTATAAAACAAGGATGTTCCAGCAACCTCTGTATGAGGCAACTGATGAGGGAACCATTGCAACTTTTTATATCGGTGCATTTTGGGATGAATTTATGAGAAAGAATATCACTGAAACAGCTGGTGATTGGAGAGTGATGAATGCTCCTGTATTCAAGGAAGTTGGTACTGGCGGAGCTCCTGTTTCTACTTCATTCTGTATCGTGAACACCAAGAGTAATGAGTATACTGAATTGTTTAAGATGCTATGGTATGATTTTCAGACCGATACGGCAAGCAGAAATGCTTGGGTAGCAGATATGGAAGAGCTCAATGGGCCTTATAGCAATCCGGTTGCAAAGAATGTGTTGGCAGATCCCTTTTGGCAGGAACCGTCTGATTTTTACGGAGGGCAATCATTTAGAAAGGCAGAAGGGGAAGGATTGGCAAATTCCTCGAAAAATATGATGGTTACGGCTAGTGATGCAGAAGCAGACACAATCATTAGTGCTGAAATCGAGAAGTATGTCGCTGGTGAACAGACAATAGAGCAAGCTATTGCCAATATGGACAAAGAGCTTAAGCTTAAGATTAAGAAAGCAAAGCTTCCTTAGAGAGTATTTTTGATAAGTTCTATGAGTCCAGCAGTGGTCTGCTGGACTCATTAAGGAATTTTGAAAACAGAAGAGAGGAATCGTATGTTCAAAACGCTCAAAAAGTATCGTATCCCGTACCTCTTTATTAGCCCTTTTTTTATTCTCTTTATTGTGTTCCAGCTCATTCCAATAATTTGGACAGGATATATTAGTTTTACTGAGTGGAATGGACTCATGACACCAACATGGGTGGGGTTAGCTAACTATAAGTTGCTAGTCCAAGATTATATGGTTTCTGATGCAATTTTTAACACGATTATATACTGGTTGGCAGGAATTATAGGTATATTGCTATTTGCATTGATGATTGCACTCTGTCTTAACAGTGAACGTTTGAGATTCAAACAATTTTTCAAAACAGCTACCTTCTTGCCCTATGTATGTGCTTCTGTGGCTATGGGGTTAATATTTGGTATGCTCTTCGATGAGAATGCAGGGTTGATAAATGAGATTTTAATAACTATTGGGGGCGATAGAATACCTTGGTTAACCAGTAGCACTTTTTCAAAGATTCCAGTAATCATGCTTTTCAATTGGCGTATTACTCCTTGGTTTACCATCATAATTTTATCAGGATTGCTCAACATTTCAAAAGAATATTATGAAGCTGCAACTGTAGATGGAGCAAATGTATTTCAACAGTTTTTTTATATTACTGTACCGCTTTTAAGTAATATCATGTTCTTTTGCATGCTTACGATAACTGTTGATACATGGAAAATGTTTAATGAATCATACATTTTGGCAGGACCAGGAAGCTCAAATACTTCATTGTTCCAGCTCATTTATCAATCAGCTTTCAAAACATTCAAACTTGGATATGCTTCTGCTCTCAGTGTCATCTTGATCCTAATTCTCTTGGTGATTTCTATTGTGCAGTTTGTAGTCCGCAGACATCAAGGTGAAGTATAAAGGACCATGAAATGAAACGTATGAAGACATCAAAATTAGGAACCGTACAGCACATTTTTATGATAATGGTAGTAATAGTGTGTATTTTCCCCGTTCTATGGATGTGTTTGATAGCAATCAAGACTGTTGGAGAACGTGTCTCAGGATTTCATGCTCTCACAGTCCAAAATCCTACGATGGAAAATTTCGCTCGGCTATTTGACTTAATTCCACTTTGGAATAATTTATTTAATAGTTTATTTACTACGGTTGTAGGGACCTTAACGACCCTGTTTTTCTGTGCACTAGCAGGGTTTGCCTTCGCAAAATATCGATTTCCAGGTCGTAATGGTCTATTCTATTTTGTGATTGCTACAATGATGATAAGTGCAGAAGCAGGAGCTATTCCACTTTTTATCATCATGCGTAAACTTAATCTGATTAATAGTCTTTGGTCTTTAATCATACCTCGTATTGCTACTGCTGTTGGTATTTTCTATCTAAGACAGTATATTCTTGATGTGCCTGACGAACTGATTGAAGCTTCACGGATAGATGGGTGTCATGACTTTGGTATCTTTTGGAGAGTAGTGGTTCCGATTATCAAACCTGCTCTTGCTTCTTGGGCTTCAATCACAGCCATTGTACGATGGAATGACTTTTTTTGGCCCTTACTGTTTTTGAATAAGAATATTAAATATACTCTGATGGTTTCTGTTTCAATGCTTCCGGTAAGTGATGGTCTAGCTACTCCTTGGCCTGTAATTCTTGCTGGAACAACTTTGGTTATCATTCCTGCAATCATGTTTTACCTAACGATGCAATTATTTCAGAAATCAGGAAATTTTGCAGGAGCAGTAAAGGGATGATCGATACTTTTCTCACAATGAAGTATTGATGCTTCTGAATTTCCGATTTAGCATTATTCCAGTTCAAAAACACCGGTATAGAGACGGTAGTACTGACCTTTAAGAGCCATCAGCTCTGCGTGGGTTCCCTTCTCGATGATCTCTCCCATTTGCAGCACCATGATAAGATCCGCGTTGTGGATGGTTGAAAGGCGGTGGGCAATGACAAAGACCGTCCTGCCTTCCATCAGTGCATCCATCCCTTTCTGGACTACCTCCTCTGTATGGGTATCGATGCTGCTTGTTGCCTCATCAAGTACCAATACTGGGGGGTCTGCCACAATGGCACGTGCAATGGAGATCAGCTGTCGCTGTCCTTGGGAGAGCGTGGACCCATCCCCACTGAGCTGGGTTTGATACCCTTGCGGGAGGTGTGCGATGAAGGAGTCTGCATTGGCCAGTTTTGCTGCTTTGATAACCTCATCATCACTTGCTTCCAAGTTGCCGTAGCGAATATTGTCCATGACCGTTCCACTGAACAGATGTACATCCTGAAGAACTACCCCCAAGGAACGACGTAGGTCAGCCTTGCATATCTTGTTGATGTTGATGCCATCATAGCGAATTTTCCCATCCGCAAGATCGTAGAAGCGATTGATCAGGTTGGTGATGGTTGTCTTTCCTGCTCCAGTGGCCCCGACCAAGGCAATCTTCTGCCCAGGTTCTGCGTGTATGGTGATATTCTTGAGTACCAAGGTCTCCTCTGTGTATCCAAAGTCTACATCAGTGAGCGAGACCCGACCTTGTAACTCAGTGAGCGTTCCTGTTCGAGTATCTTTCCATGCCCAACGTTCAGTTCTCTCTTCAGTCTCTTCCCCTGTATCGGAAAGATTGACCAGGGTGATATATCCCTCATCACCTTCGGTTTCCTCATCGAGCAGCGCAAAGATACGCTTGGTACCTGCAAGTGCCATTACAACGGCATTCAACTGGTTGGCCATCTGGTTGATCGGCATATTGATCGTTCTGCTCAGTTGGAGGAAGGCAGCGATAATGCCAAGGGTCAATGCTCCAATGCCGTGAATCGCCAACATGCCCCCGGCAATTGCGACCAATACGTACTGGATGTAACTGATATTGCCCATGATCGGCATGAGGATGTTGGCAAAACGGTTGGCGTTGAATGCGTGGTTATTAAGCTCATCATTCAATGCATCAAAATGCTCTTTTGCCTTCTCTTCATAGGTGAAAACCTTGATGATCTTCTGTCCGTTGATCATCTCTTCTATATACCCATTGGTTTTCCCGATAGCCTTCTGCTGTTCAACAAAGTATGCACCGCTTTTGCCTGCAACAAAGGAGGAGATGCGTAGCATGATTGCAAGTGAGAATAAAACAACCAAGGTCAGCTGCCAGCTGGTAAACAGCATGGCAAAGAAAATAGCCAGTACTGTGATGATCGAGTTGACGAAGTTAGGGATTGATTGACTCACCATCTGCCTGAGCGTATCGGTGTCGTTGGTATAGAGACTCATCAGGTCTCCGTGGGATTGTGTGTCAAAGAACCGAATCGAAAGCTTCTGCATATGGGTGAACATCCCATCGCGAAGGGTCTTTAGTGTTCCCTGGGCAATGGTGATCATCAAACGGTTGTACATAAAGGTAGCAATGACACCTGCAGCATATATCGTTGCCATCACCAGAAGCGCCTGTATCAGCGGTGTGAAAGAAGCTGTTTCAGGGTTCTGTGCCATTGGTACGATATAGGTATCGATCAGGAGGCGCAGGAACAAGGAGCCTGCAACTGAAGCAAGTGCACTGACAAGGATACAGCATAGGACAACAAGGAAACGCAGTTTATACGGTACAAAGATGTAGGTGAAGAGACGTTTCAGGGTTGGCCAGTCAAACTTTGGCATCTTGGAGTGGGGTTTGTTCATGCTCGCTCCTCCTTGTGCATCTGGCTGCAATACATCTCTTTATAACGTGAACAACGATCCATCAGTTCTTGATGGGTACCTGTATCATGTATTCTTCCGTCATCGAGCATGATGATCCTGTCAGCATCCATTACCGAAGTTACTCGCTGAGCAATGATGATCTTCGTGGTTTCTGAAAGCTCACTGAGCAAGCCCTCCCTTATAGCGGCATCTGTCTTGGTATCGACAGCACTGGTTGAGTCGTCAAAGATGAGAATCTTTGGATACTTGAGCAAGGCACGTGCGATACACAATCTCTGCTTCTGCCCTCCAGAAACATTGGATCCATCTTGTTCGATGTAGGTGTCATACCCCTTGGGGAACTGCTGGATGAATCCATCTGCCTGGGCAATACGGCAAGCCCATCTAAGCTCCTCATCACTCGCATGCTCATTCCCCCAGCGGAGATTTTCTGCAATTGTTCCACTGAAAAGAAGATTCTTCTGCAGTACCATGCCGACCTCTTTCCTGATACTTTCCAGCGAATAGTCTCTTACATCCACTCCTCCAACCTTTACTGACCCACTGAAGGTGTCATAGAGGCGGGGGATCAACTGGACGAGGGAACTTTTCGCACTACCGGTTGGGCCAAGGATACCAATGGTCTGCCCACTTTCAATATCGAGATTGATATCGTAGAGACATCGTTTCTCCTTGGTCTTTGTATAGCTGAAGTCTACATGGGAAAAGGTAATTGACCCATCGGCCACCGTGGTGATGGCATCCTGCTTTTCCTCTAGGTCACTCTTTTCGGTGAGCACTTCCTCGATACGTACTGCTGAGGCCCTACTTATGGTAATCATGACTACAACCATGGAGAACATCATCAGGCTCATAAGAATCTGGGATGTATAGGTGATGAAGCTCATCAGCTCACCTGCCGTCATGGATGAGGCGACGATCAAGCGGGCTGCAATATAGCTGATCGAGAGCAGGCTGAGGTACATCATTCCCTGCATCAGGGGACTGTTGAAGGCAATGATCTTCTCAGCCTTGCTGAAGTCATCATAGATATCGGAAGAAACCACTTCAAATTTCTTTACTTCATGCGCTTCCCTGACAAACGACTTAACCACCCTGATTCCCCTAATATTCTCCTGAACCACGGTATTGAGCCGATCGTATGTCTTGAATACCCGGGTGAAAATGGGATAGGCGGCCCTGATTAGGAAAAAGAGACCAATACCCAAGAGGGGGAGTGCAACAAGATAGACCAGGCTCAGTGTCCTATTGATGGATACTGCCATGAAGAAGGCAAACACCAGCATCCCCGGGCTACGCACTGCGATACGGATAAGCATTTGATAAGCACGCTGTACATTGGTGACATCTGTGGTGAGACGGGTTACCAAACTACTGGTGGAGAACTTGTCGATATTGGCAAATGAGAAATCTTGCGTGTGATGGTAGAGCTTTCTTCGTACATTCTTCGCAAAACCCGTAGATGCTTCTGCAGCATAGTGACCTGAGAGCACCCCAAATAGCAGTGCAATTGATGCGCAAAGAAGGAGAGCGAGCCCCCATTTGAGGATTTCACTTAAATTTCCTGCATCAATACCACGGTCTATGAGGAATGCCATTAAGAAAGGGATGATGACATCCATGATCACTTCCAAGGTAACAAAGACCATGGTAAGGATGGTAGAGCGTCGATATCCTACTGTTTGTTTTCGTAGTTCTGTAAACATATTGTTTCCAAATTCCTTCTGATTGTATCTGCGATTGTGAAGAACTGCTGCAGTTGTTCCTCATTGAGGTCTTGCCTCATGGCCAGCTCGAACTCTTGTACCAGATGAAAGTGTTCTGCACACTTCTGTTCCGCCAAATCTGTCAAAACAACCCACTTCTGTCGTTTATCTTCTTCCGATTCTTCCCGAACGATCAAGCCATCCCTCTCCATCCCCTTGAGAATATTGGTCATGGTTGAACGGCGAATACCCAAATGCTGTTGTAGGTCGCTCTGCAATATTCGGGTTTTCTGATGATGAGCGAAGTATCCTAGAAGATGACTCTGCACAACAGAACCGCTGGAATCTTCTTCAAGTTTCAGCAGTGTCGTCATGCTCCGGTGGAGGAGGTGTGAGAGTGTTTTTATGGTATGCCCGATATGTCGTGGTTCTTCTTTCAATTGCCTGTCTCTTTTGTTAGGTTGCTAACAATAATACCCATCTCCTTTCTGATAGGCAAGCAGGTTGGATGAAGAAGTATGAAGAATAATCAGGCCCCCAAACGGGGGCCGAAAAGGAAACGGACTAGAGAAGGTCTGTGAAGGCCTTGAGGACCTCATCTCCTTCACATCCATTGAGCACCTTGGTTGCAAGTACCTTGCCCAACTGTACCCCTTCCTGGTCAAAGCTATTGAGATTCCAGACGAAGCCTTGGAACATTACCTTATTCTCATAGTGTGCCAACAAGGAGCCGAGGACTACAGGATCAAGTTGTTTTGCATAGAGCAAGCTGCTTGGCCGGTTTCCACAGAACTGTTTGTTCGGATTTGCATCATCCTTTCCACGGGCGAAGGCAACTATTTGAGCGACAAGATTGGCAATGAGCTTCTCTTGGCTGCTTGACCCTTCCACCAGGATGTCTTTCTCATATTGGGATGTAGAGAATCCGATGAACTGCAGGGGAACGATATCCGTCCCTTGGTGAAGCAGTTGGTAGAAGGAGTGCTGCCCATTGGTTCCTGGCTCCCCAAAGATAACCGGACCGGTGGGATAGGAGAGCTTTTCTCCATCTCTGTTTACGTGTTTTCCGTTGCTCTCCATGTCAAGCTGTTGCAGGTGAGCCGGGAAGCGACTCAATGCCTGTGAATAGGGCAGGATGGCAGTACTGGGATAGTGAAGTACATTACGCAGGTAGACGCCAAGGAGTGCATCAAGGAGCGCGGCATTCTCTGTGATCTTGGGCGAGCGAGCTGCCTTGTCGGCTTGGTGGGCACCATCGAGGAACAGCTTCATGGTTTCAAAACCATAAGCCAGAGAGAGAATGACGGCACCCACTGCACTGGTGGAACTGTACCTTCCTCCGATGTAGTCATCGATGAAGAAGGCATCGAGGACGGAGGATGAGGAGGCAAGGGGACTGCTCTTGCTGGTCACTGCAACCATATGATCGGAAGGATTGATACCGTTGATGCCGCTCTTCTTGATGGCTTCAATGACCAAGTCCCTGTTGGTCAGGGTTTCGAGCGTTGTCCCACTCTTGGAAACCAAGATAAAGAGTGTACGCTCCAGGTCCAGTTGATCGATTACAGCCTGTGCATCATCGGGGTCGACATTGCTGATGAACTGGGCGTTCATTTGCTCAATGCCTTCTTTGGTGCACCAACCCTTCAATGCCAGATAGATGGCTCTTGGTCCCAGGTCGCTTCCCCCAATGCCTATCTGCACCACCGTGGTGAATCTTTTTCCTGTTGAACCGACGATTTTGCCACTGCGAACTGCATCGGAAAAGGTCTTGATCCTGGAAAGCTGCTCTTCGTAGAATGCACCTTTGTCTTCACCATCTGCCTCTACCGTTTTTCCTACCTGACCACGTGTGAGATGGTGTAGTACGAGTCTTTTCTCCCCGGTATTCATGACTTCGCCATCAACGAGTGCTTGGTATTTCTCGGTAAGCTGGAGTTCGTCACTCAACTGTTGCAAAACCGATAGATGGTTTTCATCGATAGGCATTGCTGCATAGTTATACGTTAACTGTTCACTGGCTTTGACTTGGTAGGATTTGATGCGCTCTGGATGCAGGATTTGTGTCAGGTCACTTGCCTCCAGGTTCTTCAGCGCTTGGAATGAAGTACTTGTATCGAGATTCTTGTATGTCATATCTGTTCGCTCCTTATGGTAGATGAACGCCCCTCCATTGTATGCGGAGGGGCGTATCTGAACAAGGTGTAATTACTCTTCTATGTCGGGGATGCGTGTCTTGAAGCTCTCTTGCAGATCTTCCTTGGTCATCCCTTCGCGGAGGATGACAAAGATAGTGTCATCTCCAGCCAAGGTTCCAAGGATCTCAGGGATTGCCAACACATCCAAGGCAATACCGACCGAATTGGCATGTCCCGGTCTGGTCTTGATAACGCCGAAGTTTCCTGAAAATTCGATGGACAGGATTCCTCTTCGCACATCTTGGATGTAGCTTTTCTCTGATTCACTGATCAGGTCATTTTCCGGCAAGCTATAGTAGTAGCCGGACCAACCATCGGAAATTTTTCCGACTTTGAGCATCTTCAAGTCGCGGGATAGTGTGGCCTGTGTGACTGTATATCCCTCGGTTTTCAGCATCTCCAGCAGCGTATCCTGGTTGTCGATCCTATTGTTCTTGATAAGTTCCTTGACGACCGCCAACCGGTTGTGTCGTTCCCTCATGGTTTGGATTCTCCTGGAATGGAATATTTATGCGTTTTACACGAATAAAGATACAGTACTATTGACTCCTTTGCAAGCTTCATGGCTTCTTTTTGTCGAACTCTTGACCGGCGACCTCGCTTATAGCATGCTACACAATAGTATGGAGTAAAGGGAGGATTGTATGACAATTGTCTATATCTTGATTGTATTGGTGCTTCTGCTTGCCCTCTATGGGATTAGTGTCTATAACCGGTATGTCCGACTTCGCAACCAGGCTGAAGAGGCAGAATCAGCGATTGATGCTCATCTGAAACAACGCTATGACTTGGTCCCCAACCTTGTGGAGACGGTTAAGGGGTATGCGAAGCATGAGGAAGAGACCTTTACAAAGGTTATCGAGGCCAGGAATATGGCGATGAATGCATCAGGGATGGTAGACAAGAATGAGGCTAATAATGCCTTCAGCTCCACCCTTAAATCACTGTTTGCTCTCAGTGAGGCATATCCAGATCTGAAGGCTAACCAAGGCTTCCTGGATCTCCAAGCCCAGTTGCAGAAGATTGAAGAGCAGTTGTTGAGCGCCCGTAAGTATTACAATGCCATCATCAAGCAATTGAACACCATATGTGAGGTATTCCCTTCTTCAATCATCGCCTCGATGGCCCATTTCTCCAAGAAACCCTATCTGGAAATCGAGGAGGAGGCCCGTTCTCGTGTAGAGGTGAAGTTTTAATGGCAAAGAAAACACTCCTGATACTTTTTGTTCTTGTTCTAAGTCTTACCGTGTTGTATGCAGAGGACTATCAATTTGAGTCGTATGCATTGGAAGTTGATGTGAGGTTGGACAATAGCTATGCAATGCAGGAACACATTGTTGTCGATTTCTCATCTCCCCGGCATGGCATCTTCAGGGAAATACCGGTACTCTTTGGTCGGCAGAGAGTTAAGCTCACAGACCTTGAAGCCAATGTTCCGATCATCAAGGATTCGGTTTCCTCTGGATATGCCACATTCCGTCTCGGCTCTGAGGACAGGACGGTTTCAGGTATCCAGGAGTACCAGATCAGGTATGACTACGCCATCGGCGATGACAGAAACGAAGAATATGATGAGTTCTATTACAATATTGTAGGGGTAGGGTGGCAAGCTCCCATTGAGCATGTCTCTTTTATGGTGAACCTTCCCAAGCCTATTGACCCTTCCATGGTATTCCTCACCGGAGGGGTGTATGGTTCCACTGCACAACGTGGGAAATTTGTGATCAGTGCTGATGGAAAGACCATCACAGGAGAGGCACAGGATCTTTACCCTGGAGAAGCGCTCACCCTGCGTGTGCAAATGGAGGAAGGGTACTACTCTGATGTGCGCCCATTTATTGATTTCACCATCCCTGCCTCAATCATTGCCCTGCTGGTCGCACTTGCTGCCTCTGTACATGCCACGCTT
The sequence above is drawn from the uncultured Sphaerochaeta sp. genome and encodes:
- a CDS encoding ArgR family transcriptional regulator, with protein sequence MRERHNRLAVVKELIKNNRIDNQDTLLEMLKTEGYTVTQATLSRDLKMLKVGKISDGWSGYYYSLPENDLISESEKSYIQDVRRGILSIEFSGNFGVIKTRPGHANSVGIALDVLAIPEILGTLAGDDTIFVILREGMTKEDLQESFKTRIPDIEE
- a CDS encoding LemA family protein, whose translation is MTIVYILIVLVLLLALYGISVYNRYVRLRNQAEEAESAIDAHLKQRYDLVPNLVETVKGYAKHEEETFTKVIEARNMAMNASGMVDKNEANNAFSSTLKSLFALSEAYPDLKANQGFLDLQAQLQKIEEQLLSARKYYNAIIKQLNTICEVFPSSIIASMAHFSKKPYLEIEEEARSRVEVKF